A single genomic interval of Dysidea avara chromosome 6, odDysAvar1.4, whole genome shotgun sequence harbors:
- the LOC136258840 gene encoding uncharacterized protein, translating to MQVDVSQYNALIGAYCFEKKHWILVIVEPLQRRILYIDPAMNTPQKVLDRIRKQWNQYSIHQLNGGYWLQKFTWEVTSIPHSFQEDNSSCGVYVMKFAQQYLDGSSLSLDANSVSDTRIEMAKMILSNSDDISEYCRTCSSKARKKCIWIGCDNCSSWYHLDCVNRKIKSKLEAANIQSVDFVGPCCSKDSFYVVKEKY from the exons ATGCAGGTGGATGTTTCCCAGTACAATGCTCTAATTGGAGCTTACTGCTTTGAAAAGAAACACTGGATCTTAGTG ATTGTAGAACCACTTCAGAGACGGATCCTATATATCGATCCAGCCATGAACACTCCACAAAAGGTCCTAGACAGGATTAGAAAACAATGGAA TCAATATAGCATCCATCAACTCAATGGTGGCTACTGGCTACAAAAGTTTACTTGGGAGGTAACATCAATTCCCCATAGCTTCCAAGAGGATAACTCGTCATGTGGAGTTTATGTGATGAAG TTTGCTCAGCAATATTTGGATGGTTCGTCATTATCATTAGATGCCAACAGTGTTTCTGATACCAGAATAGAAATGGCTAAAATGATACTAAGTAACTCTG ATGACATTAGTGAATATTGCCGAACTTGTTCAAGTAAGGCTAGGAAGAAATGCATTTGG ATTGGGTGTGACAACTGCTCATCATGGTACCACCTAGATTGTGTGAACAGAAAGATTAAGAGCAAGTTGGAGGCTGCTAATATACAGAGTGTGGATTTTGTTGGACCCTGCTGTTCCAAAGATTCGTTTTATGTAGTTAAGGAGAAGTACTGA